CTCGACCTTGTCGTCGGCAGACTGAGCCGCCTGCGCGGCCTCCTCGGCATTGCGCGCCACATCGTGCACGGTGGCCGTCATCTGCTGCATGGCGGTCGCTACCTGTTCGGTTTCGTCCTTCTGGCTGCCGACCTCGCGATTGGTCTGCTCGGTCACCGCCGACAATGCCTGAGCGCTACCCGCCAGTTGCTCGATGCCCTGCTGCAGGCCGCTGACGATGCCCGACAGGCCGGCCGCCATTTGCTGCATGGCCTGCATCAACTGCCCGACCTCATCGCGACGCGGTGCTTCTGCCTCCAGGCTCAACTCCCCTGCTGCAATGCGCTGGGCGCGGGCGATGACGCGCTTGAGCGGGCCCACCACCGCGCGGGTGATCAGCCACGCAGCCAGCACACCCACCAACAGCGCCAACCCCGTGGCCAGGGCAATGGCCAGGGCATTGCGCGACAGCTCACCCTGCAAGGCCTGCTCCTGGCCAAGGTAGGCCTGGTCGACGCGACCGGTGACCTGCTCGGCCCGCGCCTGCAACTGGGCCTTGAGCCCTTGTTCCTTGGCCAGCAGGTCGGTGTATTCGTTGAGCTTGTCGGAGAAACTGCCGATGTGCCCGGCCACTTCACCCAGCACACTCTGGTAGCCGGCATCGCTGACGGCGCCCTTGAGCTGTTCGACCAGGCTCGCGGCTTCGACCGTCTGGGCGATGCGCGTCTGGCCGACGTCTTGCTCACCCTTGCGGCTCTTGTCCAGGCGCACACGTGCTTCGTCCATCGCCTGCAGCATTAACCGCGACACCTGCGACACCTGCGCGGCCTGCTCAAGAAACTCGCCGCCCTGCTGGCCTTGGGATTGTTTGAGGGTATAGGTGCCATCATCGGCCAACCCCGCCTGCAGTACATCAAGGTTATTGGCAACGCTGGACACCGACCAACTGGCCATGTCCAGCGCAAGCTCCTTGGCCTGCACCGCCTCGACAAAGGCCTCGAACGCCTGGCCGTAGGCGCTCAACTCGGCCTGGGCCGCCGCCAGCGCCGGCAAACCACGGGCGCGTTCGGCCAACCCCTGCAAACCGCTGCGCAAGGCTTCGGCCTGCTTGATATCGGAACTCACGGCAAAGGTTTGTTCGTGCTGGCGCAACCTGAGCAGGTCAGTATTGAACTGGGCCAGCTGGCGCAAGCCGTCAAAGCGTTGGCCGACACTGTGCAGCGCGGCGATGCCAATGGCCGCAACGGCCAGGGTCAGCAACAGCACCAAGGCAAAGCCCAGGCCGAGTTTGCGGGCCATGCCCAGGTTGGCCAGAACACCGTGCTTGGTCGCGCCCATCGCCGATTCCCCTTCACCTTGTCAGGTTTTGCCGAAGGCCAAGCGTGGCAACGATGCCAGTCCGCTCACAAGGGCCTGACGCCAGAATAGTGTCAAATAGCTATGAGCGTGTCGCTATCAGCGTGCTGAAGGTCGCCCTGCGTGTTTCAGGAAGGCCTGAGCGCGAGAATCCTGCCCATACGCGACATTGATGCGCAGCCAGTCGCTGGCGGCGCCCTGGTAATCGAAGGCACTGCCGGGGGTGAGCAGCACTGCATGCTCCAGGGCCAACTGTTCGAGGCTGGCAACGTCACGCCCCGGCACCCGCGCCCAGACGAACATGCCGCCATAGGGTTCACAGAACACCTCCCAGCCTGCCTGCTCCAGCTGCCCGAGCAGCTTGGCCATGTGCTGGCCAAGGCGTACGCGCAGGCGTTGCACGGTTTTGCGGTAGCTGCCGTTGGCCAGCATCTGCCCCACCACCCGCTCGGCGAACCGCGACGTGCCGATGCCACTGACCATCTTCAGCTCGGCCAGCCGCGCCAGCAGCGCCGGGTCGGCGACCAGGTAACCCACCCGCAACGAACTGCTCAGGGTCTTGGAGAAGCTGGCCATGTAGATCACCCGCTGCTCGCTGTCGAGGGTGGCCAAGCGCGTTGCCGGGCCCTCCTGGAAGTCGGCGTAGATATCGTCTTCGACGATGCGCAGGTCGTGCTCGCGGGCCAGCTCCAGCAGGCGGTAGGCAACCTTGGGGGTAAGGCTGGTGCCCGTCGGGTTGTGGTACAGGCTGTTGATGAACAGGCAGCGCGGTCGGTGTTCGGCAAGCAGCCGCTCAAGGGTGGCCAGGTCCGGGCCTTCGGCCAGGCGCGGCACGGGCAGCATGCGCACCTGGTGCTGACGCAGCAGGTTGTACAAGTTGTAGTAACCGGGGTTTTCCACCAGCACCGTATCGCCCGGGCGCAGCAGGGTGCGGACCAACAAGTCGAGGCCATGGCTGGCACCCTGGGTGGTGAGAATGCGCTCGGGGCCGGCGGCGATGTCCAGGCGCGCCAGGCGCTTGTGCAACTGCTGACGCAGGCTGGCCAAGCCAAGGGGTGGGCAGTAGTCGAACAGGTCTTGCGGGTTGCCGCGGCTGACCTGGCGTATTGCCTGGGCCAGCTCGGTAGCCGCACGCCAGGTAGTGGGCAACCAGCCGCAACCAAGCTTGAGCAGTTCGTCATGGCCTTCGCGAAATTGCCGCCAGTTGCCATCACCGGCCTCGCCCCAGGGCAGACCATCATCTGCCTCACCCCCCGCTTTGCGCTCAGCGACGAAGAAGCCGGTGCCGTGACGCGCCTCCAGCCAGCCGCTGGCGACCAGCCGATCATAAGCCTCGATTACACAGGACGCGCTGACCGCCTGGCTGCGCGCCAACGCACGGATCGACGGCAGACGGGCACCGGGGCGCAGGCGTTGGTGGTCGATCCAGGCTTGCAGGTGGTCGGTGAGTTGCTGCACCAGGGGGGTGCTGCTGGTGCGGTCTAGAGGGAAGTGCATGGGGAGTGTTCGCTGATTTTGAGCGAACAGTTAAGCATAAATGGGAAAGCGGTGTGTCTGGTTGCGCGGAGTGATTGGAATCAATGATGGCAGTGCCGGCCTCTTCGCGGGCAAGCCCACTCCCACAAATGCCCCACTCGCTGTCTCAGACCTAGTGATATTTCTCTGTGGGAGCAGGCTTGCCCGCGAAGAGGCCGGCACTGACATCTAAAAACCCAGGATCCTACCCATGCCCCGCGCCCCCACCCGACTGGCCTTCGCCCTGTGCCTGATCACCCTCGCGGTCAACCTCCAGGCCCCGCTCTACATCACCTACGCCGACCTCTCCGGCCAAGGGGCCGCCGCCACTGCGGTGGCCTTCTCCGGCTACGTCCTGGGCGCACTGCCCGTACTCCTGGCCCTGGGCGGGCTGGCTGACCGAGTCGGGCGCCGCCCGCTGATCGTCGCCGCGCTGTTGCTGTCGATGATCGCCACCGTGCTCATGCTACTGGCCCCCAACCTGCAAACCCTCGGCCTGGCACGCCTGTTCCTGGGCCTGGGCACCGGCCTTGCCTCGGCCACGGCCACCGCTTACATGGGCGAGCTGATGGGCAGCGACGGCAGCGCCCGCGCCGCCAACTGGGTCACCGCCAGCACCTCGCTGGGCTTTGGCCTGGGCGCGGCACTCACCAGCCTGTTCCTGCTGCGCGGCCCAAGCCTGACCCCTGGCAGCTTCCACCTGCACCTGCTGCTGGCCACCGCTGCACTGGTGCTGGTCTGGCGCTTGCCCGACCCTCGCCCGGCACAGCGAAGCGCCATGCTGCGGCTGCCTTGCTACCCGCGCGGCAGCGTTGCGTATGGCCTGGCCATCTTGCTGGCCTGGGCCTGCGTCGGCCTGGTCATCGCACTGCTGCCGGGGATCCTGCGCCAGCATGGCTTGAGCGCCTGGTCGGGGTTCTCGACCTTCTGCGTGATCAGCTGCGGTGTGTTGTTCCAGCCGATGGCACGTCGCCTGTCGAGCCTCAAAGCCACGCTGCTGGGGCTGGCGATTCTGCCGTGCAGCTACGCGGTGCTGGCCTGGGGCGCCGATAGCGGGCAGCTGGGTGCGGTACTGCTGGGCGCCGTGGCGGCCAGCAGTGCGTGTTATGGGTTTATCTACCTGGGCGGCCTGGCGGCGGTGAACCAACTGGCCGGCAGCGAGAAGACCCGGGCCAGTGCCGGGTTCTTCCTGTTGGCGTACCTGGGGTTCAGCTTGCCGGTGATTTTTACCGGCTTGCTGAGCGACCGACTGGGGTCGCGGATGGCCTTGCTGGTGTTTGGTGGGGGCTTGCTGCTGGGGTGTGCGCTGGTTGGCCTGGCACTGGCGGTGTCTGCGCGTGCCGCCTCGCCGGCGCTCGGGCCGATCAGATAGCCGTCGCCCCACCGTCCACTGTCAGGCTGTGCCCCGTGGTGAAGGCCGCGCCATCACTGCACAGGTACAACACCGCACTGGCAATTTCCTCGACCTTGCCGATGCGCCCCACCGGGTGCATCGCCGCCGCGAACTCCGCTTTGCGCGGGTCGGCTTCGTAGGCACGGCGGAACATGTCGGTATCGATCACGGCCGGGCATACCGCGTTAACCCGGATGCCTTTCTTGGCATACTCGATGGCTGCCGACTTGGTCAGGCCGATCACGGCATGCTTTGAGGCACTGTAGATGCTCATCTTCGGCGCCGCCCCCAGCCCCGCCACCGACGCGGTATTGACGATCGCCCCACCGCCCTGGGCCAGCAGCAACGGCAGCTGGTACTTCATGCACAGCCACACACCTTTGACGTTGACGCCCATGATGGCGTCGAACTGAGCCTCGCTGCCCTCGGCCAAGCGGCCCTGCTCAATCTCGATGCCGGCATTGTTGTAGGCGTAGTCCAGCCGGCCATAGGCGGCAACGATCCGCTCATGCAGCTGGCGCACCTCAGCCTCCCGGGTCACGTCGCAGGCGATGAACATGGCCTCGCCGCCTGCATCGTGGATCAACGCCACTGTGGCCTCGCCGCCGACCGGGTCGAGGTCGGCGACCACCACCTTCAAGCCTTCACGGGCAAAGGCCAGCGCCGTCGCCCGGCCAATACCTGCAGCACCGCCGGTGACCAGGGCGACCTGGCCGGAAAAGGTCATGCTCATTGTTTGCTCCTGAACAAGGAAGGTCGTGGACATCGCAGCCAAGCATAGTCAGCCAGCTGACCGGCTGGGCAGCATCATCAGGCCAACGGTTGGTCTACCATGCTTACCAGTGATGTTATGCACCTGGCTGCATCAGCAAGGTAAATTGAACACAGCCCACCCTCAACTGCCCACAAGGACCCGCCATGACCCAGACCAATCGCCGCTTCCTGCTCGCCAAACGCCCGGTCGGCGCCGTGCGCCGTGACGACTTCAGCTTCGAGCGAGTACCTGCCGAACAGCCCGTCGACGGCCAGATCCTGGTGCGCAACCTGTACCTGTCCCTCGACCCTGCCATGCGCGGCTGGATGAACGAGGGCAAGTCCTACATTCCTCCGGTGGCCCTCGGCCAGGTGATGCGCGCCCTCGGCGTCGGCGAAGTGGTGGCCTCGAACCACCCCGACTTCAAGCCTGGCGACCACGTCAGCGGTGCCCTCGGCGTACAGGACTACTTCACCGGCGAGCCCCAGGGCCTGCACAAGATAGACCCTAACCTCGCGCCCCTGCCCCGCTACCTCTCGGCCCTAGGCATGACCGGCATGACCGCCTACTTCGCCCTGCTCGAAGTCGGCCAGCCCAAAGCTGGTGACACCGTGGTCATTTCCGGCGCCGCCGGGGCGGTGGGCAGCATCGTCGGGCAGATCGCCAAACTCAAAGGCTGCCGCGTAGTCGGCATCGCCGGCGGCGCCGAAAAATGCCACTACCTCAAGGACGAACTCGGCTTCGACGGCGTCATCGACTACAAGGCCGAGGACGTGCTGGCCGGCCTCAAGCGCGAATGCCCCAAAGGGGTGGACGTGTACTTCGACAACGTCGGTGGCGACATCCTTGATGCCGTGCTCACCCGCATCAACCTCAGGGCCCGTATCGTCATCTGCGGCGCAATCAGCCAGTACAACAACAAAGAAGCCGTGAAAGGCCCGGCCAATTACCTGGCGCTACTGGTGAACCGTGCGCGCATGGAAGGCTTTGTGGTATTCGACCACGCCAAGGACTATGGCAAGGCCGCGCAGGAGATCGCCGGCTGGCTGGCCAGCGGCCAGGTGAAGAGTAAGGAAGATGTGGTGGAAGGGTTGGAAACCTTCCCAGAGACGCTGCTCAAGCTGTTCAGCGGGGAGAATTTTGGCAAGCTGGTATTGAAGGTCTGAAGCTGCAGGGTCACGGGGGCCCCGTTGCTTCGCGTGACCCTTGTACCGCTAGCGCCCTGCGACTTGGCGCTTGCAACTTCGCCTAACCAGCCTACATTCAGACGTTCATCAGAACCCATTGCGCAAGGTAGCCATAAGGTGGGCAATCAATGCAACAGCGCTTGAATGCTGGACTGGATTTTTGCAGGATCGCAGCGTGCTTCATGGTGGTAGTGCTGCACATCGCTTCGGCCGGGGCAACGCAACTGGATGACAACTGGATGTCCTCCAATATCTACAACTCCATGGTCAGGTCATGCGTTCCGCTGTTCCTGATGTTATCGGGCGCCTTGCTACTGCACCGGACGGAAAGCGCCCTGGCGTTCTACCAGAAACGCTTTGTGCGGATACTGCCGCCTCTTCTGTTCTGGTCGGTGTTCTATGTGCTCTGGAGGGCCTCGATGGGTGCAGGCCCCGGGGGTTTAGCCCAGGCTGTCGTGGCGATCCTACAAGGCCCGGTCTACTACCACCTCTGGTATTTGTACGCGATCATTGGCATTTACCTGTTCATGCCATTCATGGCCAAGGTCTACCAGCATTCAGGCCAGCAGGAAAAGCTCGCCTTCCTGGGGATCTGGTTGGTGGTCAGCTGCATTCTCCCTACCGCCGCACAATTCAACCCATCGCTCGCCAACTTTACCCACACTTACGAGCTGTTTTCATTTGTGGGGTTTGCCGGCTACACATTCCTGGGGGCCTATGTATTCGAGCGCATTCGCGAGAACGGCGCTACCCACAGAGCGCGGGACCTTGTCGGTTTTCTTGTGACCGGCGCCCTGACGGCGCTCGCTACGCATTACCTGTCGGTACAGCAAAACGCGCCCAGCCAAATTTTCTATTCCTACGTCTCGCCGCTGGTGGTCCTCGCCTCAATTTATGGCTTTCGGCTGCTGATTTCCTTCGGAGGGCTGCTCACACGGCACAGCAAGCTGCTGGCAGAGCTTTCGGGCTGCACGCTCGGGCTCTATTGCTTGCACGTCTTCGTCATGAACCGATCAAGTATTGTCTACGGCCCTTTGATCGAAGGCCACGGTATGTCGTGGTTGATTCCGCTGCTTTCGGTGGCGGTGTTCTTGTTGACGCTCCTTCCGATCTATCTCATCAGGATGATCAAACCCGTACGCGCGGTCATTTGACGGGTTTGGCCGCGCCGCGCACTAAAAAGTAAAAGGCCAGCACGGGTGCTGGCCTTTTACTTTTCAGTGTCCCGCCTCAACGGCGAGCGGACCGGTTAACCACGAATCTGCGCAACCACTGCGGCCAATGCCTTGGCCGGGTCTGCCGCCTGGCTGATTGGGCGCCCGATCACCAGGTAATCCGAGCCTGCATCCAGCGCCTGGCGCGGGGTCAGAATCCGGCGCTGGTCATCCTGGGCGCTACCGGCAGGGCGAATGCCTGGGGTCACCAGCTGCAGCGAAGGGTGCGCAGCCTTCAGCGCCGGTGCTTCCAGCGCCGAGCACACCAAGCCATCCATCCCGGCTTTCTCGGCCAGCGCCGCCAGGCGCAGCACTTGCTCCTGCGGTTCGACATCCAGGCCGATACCGGCCAGGTCTTCACGCTCCATGCTGGTCAGCACGGTCACACCAATCAGCAATGGCTGGGGGCCGCTGCGCTTGGCCAGCTCTTCACGGCAGGCCGACATCATGCGCAGCCCCCCGGAGCAGTGCACGTTGACCATCCACACGCCCATCTCGGCGGCGGCCTTGACCGCCATTGCCGTGGTGTTGGGGATATCGTGGAATTTGAGGTCGAGGAACACTTCGAAGCCCTTGGCACACAGGGTCTCGACGATGCCCGAGGCACTGCTGGTGAACAATTCCTTGCCAACCTTTACCCGGCACAGCGCAGGGTCGAGCTGGTCAGCCAGCTTCAGGGCGGCCTCACGGGTTGGGAAGTCGAGGGCGACGATCAGGGGCGTCTGGCAGGCGGACATGGTCAGGGTCTCTTGGCAAGTCGAAAACGGCGCGCATTGTAAACGAAGTGGCGCAGGCTTTGGGGGCCGCGGGTCACGGAATTGGCCCCGCAGTGCGTGGCTCCTATAATTGAACCAAAGGATCCGGCAATTGCTCAAAATCTGTACAAGTGCCGCCCACTGACGATCGAAGGAGAACGACAATGCCCTGGTATGCCTGGCTGATACTCATTTTAGCCCTCGGCTCGATTGTCGGCGGGTTGATGCTGCTACGTGATACAGCGAAAAAACTGCCGCTGACCGAGGAGGAGCTGCGCAAGGTGCATGAGCGCAATGCCGAGGCGGATGCCAAGGATGCGCAGGACCGCTAGCCTCTGGTACTGGCTTGCCCCGCGATGAGGCAGGGCAAGCCCCCTCCCCTTACTCCACCATCACCTTGTCCCGGTTGCGCTCCAACAAGGCGCTGCCAATGCCCCTTATCTCCAGCAGCTCATCCACCGAAGCAAACGGCCCATTGGCCTCCCGATAGGCAACGATGGCTTCAGCCTTGGTCTTGCCAATCCCGTTGAGCTCTTTTTGCAGGGTCACGGCATCGGCCTTGTTCAGGTCCAGCCGCGACGGCTGGGCTGTCATCTGACTGACCACCGGCACCGGGTCCTGCACCGCAGTGGTACTTGCCGGGGCGGCGCTGAGGGTGAAGGACAGGCTGGCGAACAGCGGTATCAGCAGGTAGGACAGAACAGTATTACGCATCATGAATATTCCTTGGGTTGGTTTAGCCAAACAGCCGCTTTCCTGTGGCTGCGCAATCAACCCTAGCGGTTCGCCTGTTATCGCAACAGGCACTCCCCCTGGCGAATCGTTACCGAATCGAACAGCAAGCAAGGCAACTTCACGCCCCCAAAAATAATGGCGCAATGCCACATTTTGAGCTAACTTCATGAACTAACTGAGGAAGCCGATAGCCTTATAGGTGAATTCCCGTTTAACCTACGTTTCATTCAGACCAAACGCTGTTGCTTTTCCTACAAGCCTTGCCGTATGTGGTCCCCATCCGCTCGTCGCATACCCTCGCTCGATTGACTTTATTGGCACGATGCCTGAATAACATCAAACAATCGTTTTTGTTGATTGCTCTGGCAAAGATCGGATCCAATAATTCGATATCAATAAGCCAATTCGCAAATTCAGGGGAAAAAAACGTGCCAGACGGGATGCCATTCTGATGACTAAGTGATAAATTTGCGGCAATTGGACAACCGCTGTGCTTGAAGGATCCGAGCAAAATGAAATTTTTTTCACACCTTCCACTGGAACCGCTCGTTTCCTCGTACGCGGCGCCAGCCAGGCCAACCCCCCCGGCCGAATTGCATAACCCCTGAGTTTCACAGCCTTAGCCCAGTAACAACCGCCTTCACTCAACACAAAGAAGACCGTCGCCGTGTCCCTCAAGACCCTCATCGTATTTGGCACCCGCCCAGAGGCCATTAAAATGGCACCTCTGGCCCTCAACCTTGCCCAGGACGACCGTTTCGAGTCGCGCGTTTGCGTCACTGGCCAGCATCGCCAGATGCTCGACCAGGTACTGGAACTGTTCGAGATCACTCCCGACTACGACCTGAACATCATGAAGCCAGGCCAGGACCTGACTGACGTGACCACGGCCATCCTGCAGGGGCTCAAGCCCGTGCTGGCCGAGTTCAAGCCGGACGTGGTGCTAGTTCACGGCGACACCGCAACCACCCTGGCGACCAGCCTTGCGGCCTACTACCAGCAGATTCCAATCGCCCACGTCGAAGCCGGCCTGCGCACCAACAACCTGTATTCGCCATGGCCTGAAGAAGGCAACCGTCGCCTGACCGGCACGCTGGCAGCGCTGCACTTCGCGCCGACCTCGACCTCGCGTGACAACCTGCTCAAGGAAGGCACCGACGCCGCGACCATTTACACCACCGGCAACACCGTGATCGATGCGCTGCTGGAAGTGGTCCGCAAGCTGGAAAGCCCAGCGCTCAAGAGCCACTTCGAAAAACAGTTCGAATTCCTCGACGCCAGCCGCCGCATGGTGCTGGTGACCGGCCACCGCCGCGAAAACTTTGGCGATGGCTTCGAACGCATCTGCCAGGCGCTGGTGCAGACCGCTCGCCAGTTCCCGGATGTGGACGTGGTGTACCCGGTCCACCTCAACCCCAACGTGCGCGAGCCGGTCAACCGCCTGCTGGCCGGGGTCGACAATATTCACCTGATCGAGCCACTGGACTACCTGCCGTTCGTCTACCTGATGAGCCGCTCGTACCTGATCCTCACCGACTCCGGTGGCATCCAGGAAGAAGCCCCTGCCCTGGGCAAGCCGGTACTGGTCATGCGTGACACCACCGAGCGCCCGGAAGCGGTCGCGGCGGGCACCGTCAAGCTGGTTGGCACCGACGTCGACTCGATCAAAGAACACCTGGTGCAGCTGCTCACCGATGAAGCGACCTATCGCGAGATGAGCGTTGCCCACAACCCCTACGGCGACGGAAAAGCGTGCGCGCGAATCCTTGACGCCCTTTCCGTATTCTCTAACTCCAAGGACGCAGCATGAGCTTCAACAAGATTTCTGTCGTAGGTCTGGGCTATATCGGCCTGCCAACTGCCGCCGTTTTCGCCGCCCGCAAGAAGCATGTCATCGGCATCGACGTCAACCAGCACGCGGTCGACACCATCAACCGCGGTGAAATCCACATCGTCGAGCCTGAGCTGGACATGGTTGTTCACGCCGCCGTGACCGAAGGGTTCCTGCGTGCCTCCACCGTGCCGGAAGCCGCCGATGCCTTCCTGATCGCCGTACCGACGCCGTTCATGGACGACCACCAGCCGGACCTGAGCTACATCGAGTCCGCGAGCAAAGCCATCGCCCCAGTACTGAAACAGGGCGACCTGGTCATTCTGGAATCGACCTCCCCGGTCGGCGCCACCGAGCAGATGGCCTTCTGGCTGGCCCAGGCTCGCCCAGACCTGAGCTTCCCGCAGACCCACGGCGAAGAGTCCGACATTCGCATCGCCCACTGCCCTGAGCGCGTACTGCCAGGCCACGTGCTGCGTGAGCTGGTCGAGAACGACCGCATCATCGGCGGCATGACCAAAAAGTGCTCGGATGCTGCCGTACGCCTGTACCGCACCTTCGTCGAGGGCGAGTGCATCGTCACCAACGCCCGCACCGCCGAGATGTGCAAGCTGACCGAAAACAGCTTCCGTGACGTGAACATCGCGTTCGCCAACGAACTGTCGATCATCTGCGACAAGCTGGACATCGACGTCTGGGAACTGATCCGCCTGGCCAACCACCACCCTCGCGTCAACATCCTGCAGCCGGGCCCAGGCGTAGGCGGCCACTGCATCGCCGTCGATCCATGGTTCATCGTCAGCCAGACTCCAGAGCAGGCGCGTTTGATCCGCACCGCCCGTGTGGTCAACGACAGCAAGCCTGAGTGGGTGATCGACAAGGTCAAGATGGCCCTGGCCAACTTCCTGATCAAGAACCCAGGTAAAACGGCCCAGCAAGTCAAAATCGCTTGCTACGGCCTGGCCTTCAAAGCCGACATCGACGACCTGCGCGAAAGCCCGGCCCTGAGCATTGCCGAGCGCCTGGGCAACGAACTGGAAGCCACCCTGCACCTGGTCGAGCCGAACATCGAAGCCCTGCCGCAGCGCCTGGCGCACCACGAGCACGTGGACTTCGACTTCGCCCAGGACAGCGCCGACATTCACGTACTGCTGGTTAAGCACCGCGAATTCCGCGGCACCTTCACCGTCCGTGATGCTGCCTTCGTGATCGACGCCGCTGGCGTTACCCAGGGTTGATGGAACACTCCGCATGAACAACACCACGCTTGAGAAACCTACCGTGAACAATGAGCTGCCGTCACCTTTGGCCGATATTCATGACCGTGTGATGGAAGCCTACTACGGCAAGCTGGGTGATCAGTTCATGCGGGAAACCCAAGCCCGCATCCACTGGATCTGCGCCCAGGTAAAAGGGCGTCGGATCCTGGATGTCGGCTGCTCGCAGGGTATCGTGCCCCTGCTGCTGGCACGTGAAGGCTGCCAGGTCACCGGTGTGGACACCAGCCCGCAGGCCATTGAAGAGGCCAAGGGTTACCTGTCGACCGAGCCGGCCCACATCCAGCAAAACGTCACGTATATCAATTCTGACTTCCTCGCGCTGGACACGCTCGAGGTCGAACCCGACACCGTCGTCATCAGCGAAGTACTCGAACACCTGGTGCGCCCGGAGCTGTTCGTCGAAAAGGCCAACCAACTGCTCAAGCAGGGTGGCCGCCTGGTGATTACCGTGCCGTTCGGGGTCAATGACTTCATTGACCACAAGCACACGTTCTACCTGATGGAACCCTTCCGGCTGCTGGCCGAGCACTTGCAGATCATCGAGATCAAGATGCTCGGCAAGTGGCTGGGGATTGTCGCAGTCAAAAGCGAAACGCATAAACCCGGCATCGTCGACTCGCTGACGGTTGAGCGCGTGCGT
The sequence above is drawn from the Pseudomonas putida genome and encodes:
- a CDS encoding NADP-dependent oxidoreductase, with product MTQTNRRFLLAKRPVGAVRRDDFSFERVPAEQPVDGQILVRNLYLSLDPAMRGWMNEGKSYIPPVALGQVMRALGVGEVVASNHPDFKPGDHVSGALGVQDYFTGEPQGLHKIDPNLAPLPRYLSALGMTGMTAYFALLEVGQPKAGDTVVISGAAGAVGSIVGQIAKLKGCRVVGIAGGAEKCHYLKDELGFDGVIDYKAEDVLAGLKRECPKGVDVYFDNVGGDILDAVLTRINLRARIVICGAISQYNNKEAVKGPANYLALLVNRARMEGFVVFDHAKDYGKAAQEIAGWLASGQVKSKEDVVEGLETFPETLLKLFSGENFGKLVLKV
- a CDS encoding PLP-dependent aminotransferase family protein; the protein is MHFPLDRTSSTPLVQQLTDHLQAWIDHQRLRPGARLPSIRALARSQAVSASCVIEAYDRLVASGWLEARHGTGFFVAERKAGGEADDGLPWGEAGDGNWRQFREGHDELLKLGCGWLPTTWRAATELAQAIRQVSRGNPQDLFDYCPPLGLASLRQQLHKRLARLDIAAGPERILTTQGASHGLDLLVRTLLRPGDTVLVENPGYYNLYNLLRQHQVRMLPVPRLAEGPDLATLERLLAEHRPRCLFINSLYHNPTGTSLTPKVAYRLLELAREHDLRIVEDDIYADFQEGPATRLATLDSEQRVIYMASFSKTLSSSLRVGYLVADPALLARLAELKMVSGIGTSRFAERVVGQMLANGSYRKTVQRLRVRLGQHMAKLLGQLEQAGWEVFCEPYGGMFVWARVPGRDVASLEQLALEHAVLLTPGSAFDYQGAASDWLRINVAYGQDSRAQAFLKHAGRPSAR
- a CDS encoding SDR family oxidoreductase — its product is MSMTFSGQVALVTGGAAGIGRATALAFAREGLKVVVADLDPVGGEATVALIHDAGGEAMFIACDVTREAEVRQLHERIVAAYGRLDYAYNNAGIEIEQGRLAEGSEAQFDAIMGVNVKGVWLCMKYQLPLLLAQGGGAIVNTASVAGLGAAPKMSIYSASKHAVIGLTKSAAIEYAKKGIRVNAVCPAVIDTDMFRRAYEADPRKAEFAAAMHPVGRIGKVEEIASAVLYLCSDGAAFTTGHSLTVDGGATAI
- a CDS encoding MFS transporter; the encoded protein is MPRAPTRLAFALCLITLAVNLQAPLYITYADLSGQGAAATAVAFSGYVLGALPVLLALGGLADRVGRRPLIVAALLLSMIATVLMLLAPNLQTLGLARLFLGLGTGLASATATAYMGELMGSDGSARAANWVTASTSLGFGLGAALTSLFLLRGPSLTPGSFHLHLLLATAALVLVWRLPDPRPAQRSAMLRLPCYPRGSVAYGLAILLAWACVGLVIALLPGILRQHGLSAWSGFSTFCVISCGVLFQPMARRLSSLKATLLGLAILPCSYAVLAWGADSGQLGAVLLGAVAASSACYGFIYLGGLAAVNQLAGSEKTRASAGFFLLAYLGFSLPVIFTGLLSDRLGSRMALLVFGGGLLLGCALVGLALAVSARAASPALGPIR
- a CDS encoding DUF2897 family protein — protein: MPWYAWLILILALGSIVGGLMLLRDTAKKLPLTEEELRKVHERNAEADAKDAQDR
- a CDS encoding ComEA family DNA-binding protein → MRNTVLSYLLIPLFASLSFTLSAAPASTTAVQDPVPVVSQMTAQPSRLDLNKADAVTLQKELNGIGKTKAEAIVAYREANGPFASVDELLEIRGIGSALLERNRDKVMVE
- a CDS encoding acyltransferase, coding for MQQRLNAGLDFCRIAACFMVVVLHIASAGATQLDDNWMSSNIYNSMVRSCVPLFLMLSGALLLHRTESALAFYQKRFVRILPPLLFWSVFYVLWRASMGAGPGGLAQAVVAILQGPVYYHLWYLYAIIGIYLFMPFMAKVYQHSGQQEKLAFLGIWLVVSCILPTAAQFNPSLANFTHTYELFSFVGFAGYTFLGAYVFERIRENGATHRARDLVGFLVTGALTALATHYLSVQQNAPSQIFYSYVSPLVVLASIYGFRLLISFGGLLTRHSKLLAELSGCTLGLYCLHVFVMNRSSIVYGPLIEGHGMSWLIPLLSVAVFLLTLLPIYLIRMIKPVRAVI
- the wecB gene encoding non-hydrolyzing UDP-N-acetylglucosamine 2-epimerase — its product is MSLKTLIVFGTRPEAIKMAPLALNLAQDDRFESRVCVTGQHRQMLDQVLELFEITPDYDLNIMKPGQDLTDVTTAILQGLKPVLAEFKPDVVLVHGDTATTLATSLAAYYQQIPIAHVEAGLRTNNLYSPWPEEGNRRLTGTLAALHFAPTSTSRDNLLKEGTDAATIYTTGNTVIDALLEVVRKLESPALKSHFEKQFEFLDASRRMVLVTGHRRENFGDGFERICQALVQTARQFPDVDVVYPVHLNPNVREPVNRLLAGVDNIHLIEPLDYLPFVYLMSRSYLILTDSGGIQEEAPALGKPVLVMRDTTERPEAVAAGTVKLVGTDVDSIKEHLVQLLTDEATYREMSVAHNPYGDGKACARILDALSVFSNSKDAA
- the pyrF gene encoding orotidine-5'-phosphate decarboxylase, which encodes MSACQTPLIVALDFPTREAALKLADQLDPALCRVKVGKELFTSSASGIVETLCAKGFEVFLDLKFHDIPNTTAMAVKAAAEMGVWMVNVHCSGGLRMMSACREELAKRSGPQPLLIGVTVLTSMEREDLAGIGLDVEPQEQVLRLAALAEKAGMDGLVCSALEAPALKAAHPSLQLVTPGIRPAGSAQDDQRRILTPRQALDAGSDYLVIGRPISQAADPAKALAAVVAQIRG